From Cyanobacteriota bacterium:
CTCTGCCCTAGAGCTTTATGACGAGTCAGGACGACTGCAGCGGGCTGATATGCCCAAGATTTTGGCCGAGCTGCGTCAGTTGGGTGGGCCTAACTTCACAGGCTATGTGATTGTCGTAGATGTTCCAGGTGACGACAGTCAGCCAATTTCCCTTGAGAACATTAGCACTAAGGCTAGCCTTTAGATTCAATCAAGACCATAACTTGTAGGTTCGTCAGTCCTTTGACTGCTTGAGTCTCGTTTAAACGGATCCTGACTTCCACGACACGAGTATCAGTGTCTGCTGCTGGATCAGTATTGAGCACGTCATTTTTGCGAATTTGCTTGCCAATCCGATCGACAACGCCGGTTACGGTGCCCGCAAAGGCAGGGCTGGTAATGGTAGCTGGTTGTCCCAACCGAACCCGCCCAATATCTGTTTCATAAACCTCGGCAACAGCATACATCAGGTTGGTATTTCCTAGCTCTAGAATGCCGTCATTGCCTACAACCTCACCAGGATCGGTGTGAATTTTCAACACTTCCCCGCTAATGGGTGCACGCACTACGGATGTATCAAATTCAGCTTGAACCCGCTGTAAATTGGCGATTGCTACCCCAACTGCTGCTTCAGCTTGCTGAATATCCGTTGGACGCACCTCAGCAATGCGATTTAGAGTCGCCCTTGCTTCGGTCAGCGCAGCCGGGGTTGTTCTGCGAATGCGTGTCAGGGTGGCTTGGGCTTCTTGCAGGCTCTGACGAGCAGTATCTAGCGCTAACCGTTTGCTATCGCGCTGCGATGCTGATGTTGCTCCAGTTTCGTAGAGCATTTGAAATCGCTGAT
This genomic window contains:
- a CDS encoding ABC exporter membrane fusion protein → MKSFGTVPIVVTLVGAVCVVWLTLVAVVRLNASKSKLPELTVASTAAHDANKSISALGRIEPGDGVVKVAAPSALGSSRVERLLVKEGEQVQAGQVLAVMDNRDRLQAQLVQAEAEVREAEARLAQVQAGAKQGEIDAQRATINRLEAQYQGEINAQEATVARLTAEVQNADLEYQRFQMLYETGATSASQRDSKRLALDTARQSLQEAQATLTRIRRTTPAALTEARATLNRIAEVRPTDIQQAEAAVGVAIANLQRVQAEFDTSVVRAPISGEVLKIHTDPGEVVGNDGILELGNTNLMYAVAEVYETDIGRVRLGQPATITSPAFAGTVTGVVDRIGKQIRKNDVLNTDPAADTDTRVVEVRIRLNETQAVKGLTNLQVMVLIESKG